The genomic DNA gattaagaacattttattaaatcatgTAGCCGTTCTTCATTACTAACTCTACTCATCAATGATTTCTGTAGTTTTAACAACCTGTGTCAAGTTCAAGGAAATTAACACAAATAAAGTCTATGATAGCCCTTAAagatatatcattatatttactATTACTATATCATTACTaactttttctttaacaaaTTCATCAACAGGCCAAGTGTCGACGTACCAGATGGGAGCGGAGCAGCAGTGGGGGGTTTCCTATAAAATCACTCCAGAGACCACTGAGACAGAGCTGAATGTGATGAAGTGTTTCCAGGTCAACGGAACAAAGGATGAAACCGTCACACCACAAGCATCTCTGCCTGATGTTGAGGGATTCCAGGTCTGTGTACTATTTTAACATCAAAACACTGTTATTACATAGATTTTCAGCATAGTGATATCACCCTAAACAAAGAAGGCCATCGCTTAAAGACTTAATCTCTGCTGCAGTTTCTAAGGATGGAGTACTATGGAGGATCCCTGTGTGAAGTCTGGCAGAATGTGACCACAGTGGGTTACAAgaagaacacatacacactgtggGTGACCCATTCTGAGAAAGATGCATTTGGCAAGAAAGATCCAGCCACACCCCTCCACTATGAGATGATTGGATACAACACGCTGCTGGGATCCCACTATGACAAATACTTGGTAGACTACAAGGAGTTCAGCACTAGCGTGGACCCGAAAGTATTCTCACTACCTGAAGGTTTGTAGTGTAGTGTTGTACTTATAAGATGTTTTAGAGGAAttaaaagagataaaacacTTTTCTCTATGGTCTAATTGTTTTTAACAGGTATGACCTGTGGAGGTTTTCCTGGTCCAGGAGTTGAGCACCACATCTTGGCCAATCCGATGAAAGAGCTCATCCACACGTCAGCTTCAGGCCACTCGGAGCGCATGTTCAACCATTTCAAGGAGAAGTTCCAGCGTCAGTACAGCGACGAAAGGGAGCATGAGAAGAGGGAGCATGCTTTTGTTCATAATCTCAGGTGAGAGAGATATTTTAATCTCACGCCCACCCACTATGTAATGATAATGAAGGCAGAACCTCTCCTTATACAATGTGGGATTTTCCAGATGTAAGGTATTTTTGATCTAGAGTTGCATATGTGCTACCTGATGTAAAAAGAGTGCTAGTGCTACCTGTTTTACTACTAAAGGATAATTCAGTAATTAATAATGTTAACAAATGAAGACGTCTACTTTTAGATCTGACCAGCCACAAAAAAAGTTGATAGTGTTAAGGTGGAAGCCTTTCAGTAAACTTCAGATTTCCCAGTGGATTCTCTCATTATTAGACATCTTCTGTCTGGAACTCCTTATAGCTCAAACCAACGGTGCAAAGGAAAATATAATCAACCCCTTGTCCAAGTACTGCACTGTAGAAAGTTCAGTTAATCTCTTACAACCCAGATTGTGCAATAATGTCTGTGACtatataaaaatgatcataCCATTATCAAGATATGTTCTCTATTGTTGTCCGGTGAGTGGATAAACAAGCAtatcatgtttgtgtgcttaTGTTAAAATAATCTATATCCTGTATTACAGATGTATATAGAGGCTGGTGATTTGTTGTTATATTCAGTCTAACCTGCAGtaccaaaaaaatacaaatttgatccccaaaaaaaatcacaggtgACAGAAACATTAAATGATGATGAGTTGTGACATTTTACATTGACCAtcatatttgtttctttttaggACATACTAGCTATGCAAGAATATTCAGAAATAATTGATTATAGATAAAGTTTAAATTGAAAGATTTCAGTTGACTGACACTCTTTCCCTGTCTGCTACCGTAGGTTCGTCCACTCCAAGAACAGAGCAGGGCTGCCCTTCTCCCTGGCTCTAAACTCACTGTCAGATCGCACCATGTCAGAGCTGGCCACCATGAGGGGAAGAAGACAGGCAAAGACTTCAAACAGAGGCCTTCCTTTCCCTTCCAAGATGTACGAAGGAGTGGAAACGCCCGAGTCACTTGACTGGAGGCTTTACGGTACATATTACAGAATCTGAAATGTTTACCAAAGGTTCATCTGTCTGGCAGATGATCCAGTTTTTACTTCAACTTTGCATTTGCAGGTGCTGTGACCCCAGTGAAGGACCAGGCCATATGCGGCTCCTGCTGGAGCTTTGCCACCACTGGAGCAGTAGAGGGTGCTCTCTTCCTTAAGGTGAAAGCATAAATGGCAGCTTTTTTCACAGTCACTAGCCCCGATCCAGTGTTTTCAATTGACATGGCTACTCCTGTATGCTCTTTGAAGCCACATATGTTCAGCATGGTGCTTCGTCTGTTCATGTTTTGCTTCATTTGCATTGCAGTAATGTTTGCTGGTAATGTATTACTGCAACATTGTAAGGCTTTCttgaagaagaagcagcagggAAGTGTGTCAATCAGGGTTTAAAATTGTTTGATGCAGCAGATTCAAATAGGAACAAAGGTCATGAGGTGTCAAACATTCAGTAGAAATGTTGAAATGACAAGCACGGAGCAAATATCAATTcaaaaaaagcagtaaaaagtttaaaacagGAATGCATATAAATATGTAAGCAGGGTGAACTGAGGATgtttttgactttaaaaaaaagttttgattgTGGAGTAGCGCTGCTCTCAGTACACCGTCTGTATTCAGTCAGTAGGGGCGGGTCCACAAGACGACTCACTGTGTGACTCTCACTCAAGTTGAACAGacttgacagtgtgtgtgtgtgaataaataaatctgagTGAATTTCAACATCGGCCTGCCTCCATCTCATGGAAGGTAAAGGCTCAGAGACATTCCTTTACCCTTGTTGCCGAGCAACTCGATCCAAACATTGGGCTGCTTTATTATGGGATTTGATGGCACCCCATTGATGTGACCAAATTCTTtgaccctctctctctctctctcactcactcacacacacacacacacacaatcttcaTGTTGTCCCTTGGCCTGTACCAGCAGTTTTCTAATTTGTAGAATTTGTAGAATTTGTAGGCTGATAAGTGGAGATTTTTAAGGAGGTAATTGACACAGCaggaaaaactggaaaaacatTTGGAaggttattaaaaaaattatggtTTGGACTTTTTCTGACAAGTAGGGATACTGTGAATTGATGAAAGCAAGTTTTCTATTGTAGAGGTGGTGTATTATCATTAGCTATTGATTCAATGTACTGACATGTATTTGGACTGATCTttaagtctataaaatgtcaaaaacaatgCCTTCTATTTTGAATGAGATGAGATAGAGGAAATAATCCACCATTTAATGTTTGAACTATTACAACGTTTGGCAGTTTTGCTTTTAAGATCACAACTAATTGTTTCCCAGTGTTTACATGTACAGTTTGGGTTGGCAGGGGATCAGTTCTGTTGTGAAGCCCCAGCAGTTTGTCTTTGTGCATCTGCCAGCATGCGgtgcagcagcaggaagtgaCCTCCGTGAAGCAGCATCCCTGTCCCCATCGGCAGGTTCACAAACAGAGCCACTCCCCAGGGGCCAATTTTAAATTTACCTCTTCGTGATCTCACAGCATCTGCCTAGCAACCTGTAGATAACAGCTGGtcttaaaatgttcattataaaTGTCACTATCGTCCTATCAGAAGCCTTACATGTATGTCTAGTTgcttttttgtttcactttttcacTCCTCTCATAACCCGTTTCTTTCATATCTTTTTTGTCACCTAGCGTTTGATTAAGCCCCTTGTTTATTTTAGATCCTCAGAGGCCCACAGCAAGTGTTGCTATAAGAAACCATCGTAGGTGAAACTGTTGGTACTGGGTTTCAGAGAACTTCAGTGACTCATGCGGAGAAGGGCAGGTTACGAACGAGTGCACTCATGTTTTTGCTTTCATCTTTCAGACTGGCTCCCTGCAGGTTCTGTCTCAGCAGATGCTGGTGGACTGTTCCTGGGGTTTTGGCAATAACGGCTGTGATGGAGGGGAGGAATGGAGGGCTTATGAGTGGATCATGAAACATGGAGGCATCGCCACAACAGAAACCTATGGAGCTTATATGGGAATGGTAAGATGATTTCAAGACGTGATGTACGTACCTGTTGAGGTAAAATAACCCATAAAGTCAAAATTGATAGGTTGTCAGACGTGTGTGTCTCTCACACACTGCTCCTCCggtcctcccttcttctctgaTGGTCAATTCATTTCAGGAGCTTTATTCCTACACAATGAATATTGGAGTGCAATGGATGTTATTCACACATTACAACTAGcaatgtaatgtgtgtttgcagtgtttgAAGGGCCAATAAAAGTTACTGCCACTGAGTTTAGTAATGAGCAGGACTCAACAAGAGGCTGTACAATTGGAAGAAACTCCCACTAAACACAATGACTACCACTGTGATGTGAATGACACCACGAAACCAAAGTTACTGCATGTatctacaacaacaacacaggtgTCCAACACAAAAGTGGAGTGCAGCAGCCACAAACCAGAAGGATCACAATAAACAGACCAAGTATTAAGTTGTTGCCATATACCAACAGCAACCCACACAGACCCAACAAAAGTGAACTGTCACtaccacaacacaacacaaagtaGTCAACCATGACACACAAGTGTTGCCAACTTACCACTAAGTAGCAACTCTTAAATGGGGGCACCGAGACCTCTGAGTTGCCAAGAAAACaacaagcttttctttttcaaattatACACCATACTCAAagtgcaaagaaaacaaacaaaagtggGTGGTGATCCTAGCCAAAAGTAACAAAAGATGGGGAGGCTACCAAACCACCCACACATCGGCCCATCGCAACCAGCTCATCCTCAACCTTAAACtaccaaaagaaaaatatgaactaaaatgaataaaaacaaaacccaataACTGGACTACCGGTGATCTCCAACCCAAACTCATGAGGTGTAATTTGTGCttaatgctaacattagcatgctaacacacttgGCTAAGATAATTAACACGGTAGCCATTATACCTGCTATACATCAAATTCTTTTTGGAAGTATTTCCTGTAGATCAACATGGGTATAATTGccaaaataaatcatgacattatctgacattttagtTGAGGGGCTCAGCTGGAAAAACATGACTGGAGTTACACGCTCCAACTGTCTTCACCTAGTCTgggaaaaatgaatgtaatactGTGACCTTAACGCCATCAAttaccacagacacacaaacttttGACAAATTTTaagaaaagctgatttttacagtcagttatttaaaaaattcaacCAGCCAAAATAactgattttaatatttattttatgttaagaTTAGACAATCTATGAGGTTTGTAGGTATGAGAAACATGATATTTGATAACTGTAGACTAAGGTTTagactttctctttctctctctgaacaGAATGGATTTTGCCACTTGAACACCTCTGAGCTTACTGCACATATCCAGAGCTACACTAACGTCACGTCCGGTGATGCAGAGGCTCTTAAGTTGgcgctttttaaaaatgggccGACGGCTGTCAGTATTGACGCTTCACATCGGTCTTTCGTTTTCTACAGTCACGGCGTTTACTATGAACCTGCTTGCGGTAAGTTTACTTAACACTTGTGCTCAGTGACCCATGACCCTTTTCTTGCTGTAACACTGAATGTTTCTCGTGTTTTCCAGGTAATACCACTGATGCATTAGACCATGCTGTGCTCGCAGTGGGATATGGCAACCTAAAGGGAGAGCCATACTGGCTAATAAAGAACTCATGGTCCACCTACTGGGGCAATGACGGCTACATCCTCATGTCTATGAAGGATAACAACTGCGGCGTCAGCACTGATGCTACATATGTTACACTGGCATAGATGTAATATGTGTAACATAAAGCTGTATGTTAATGCTGTTCAATTCCTGTGAATGCCACTATGTGAGTGCCTGTGTGTAAATTACTTAATGTTTGCTGTTTTAGATACGATTATTGTGTCAATGCTTGATAATGATGTGTTAAATTTTGCTGTTGAATGGTGTGTGACAGAATTGAGATGCTACACAACTAACACACAAGTCCgctttttaaacatgatttcaATAAGTTTATTGCTGGTGGCACATCGGCACAGTGCCTTCACTTCGGGTGTACAAAGTATATTTGGTGAGGCTTCCACTTGTTCTTGTACTTTATCACATGATGCATTCAAATGCACTAAGCTGAAATTGTAAAGTTGTCAATTCGTCCATTCAGTGACATTTCTGGTTAATCTGACATAGCACCATGCTGTGGGTAGCAATAAGGTATGCTTTCTAAATTCATACAGTGGATTACTAGTTATATCCCCTCCACATGCATGTACATTCAAAGCATACTGGCCTGAAAATAAgagattttaaataataaattccTTTAGCTTGAGTAACATATACCTGACCTATGCTGCCAACCAACCATgcctggagttttttttttttttaaatgcaccattcatttaaatacacGATAATAACAGCCCTTGTGAAATGTACTAGAGATTTCACAGATCCAATTCACTATAGCaagtcatttttacatctgatatgatataatttgttaaaaacagaagaaaacaaacatctaCAAAGTTGAAATCACACCTTTACATGCT from Scomber scombrus chromosome 16, fScoSco1.1, whole genome shotgun sequence includes the following:
- the zgc:110239 gene encoding digestive cysteine proteinase 2; translation: MRCWYIAAVLLWTVGATDGKAVPSLPDFGRTYHVKGVISLPYAEIKEPFEGWLDLDTKSSRIDYYHGQVSTYQMGAEQQWGVSYKITPETTETELNVMKCFQVNGTKDETVTPQASLPDVEGFQFLRMEYYGGSLCEVWQNVTTVGYKKNTYTLWVTHSEKDAFGKKDPATPLHYEMIGYNTLLGSHYDKYLVDYKEFSTSVDPKVFSLPEGMTCGGFPGPGVEHHILANPMKELIHTSASGHSERMFNHFKEKFQRQYSDEREHEKREHAFVHNLRFVHSKNRAGLPFSLALNSLSDRTMSELATMRGRRQAKTSNRGLPFPSKMYEGVETPESLDWRLYGAVTPVKDQAICGSCWSFATTGAVEGALFLKTGSLQVLSQQMLVDCSWGFGNNGCDGGEEWRAYEWIMKHGGIATTETYGAYMGMNGFCHLNTSELTAHIQSYTNVTSGDAEALKLALFKNGPTAVSIDASHRSFVFYSHGVYYEPACGNTTDALDHAVLAVGYGNLKGEPYWLIKNSWSTYWGNDGYILMSMKDNNCGVSTDATYVTLA